From Microcebus murinus isolate Inina chromosome 13, M.murinus_Inina_mat1.0, whole genome shotgun sequence, the proteins below share one genomic window:
- the LOC142874776 gene encoding uncharacterized protein LOC142874776: MWIRGPVANSWLQISPFSLENEAWKLKLSPSQIQNEHSTFSTLPTQKREEIGATNYSHPHPLPKFSEEKNLRATPLRTPESGPLHRCVARSRPETPLGARLRVSPLALVAQTTSDPARQSRPLTDPQADSLLLDSPPLYPPLPQVAPSRSGRAQPSPPWLGDQLKAPGAGGVFLRPQIPLWLVPFVLCRFPTIVPGRVTTQSPFSPSNIGPFPQQTSTIGKPTTHLSLKTPSV, from the exons aTGTGGATTCGTGGTCCCGTGGCGAACAGCTGGCTCCAGATCAGCCCTTTTTCact GGAAAATGAAGCCTGGAAACTGAAATTATCACCCAGCCAG ATCCAGAATGAGCATTCTACTTTTTCTACTCTGCCCACTCAAAAACGGGAGGAAATTGGGGCAACCAATTATAGTCACCCACACCCACTGCCTAAGTTCAG TGAAGAAAAGAATCTTCGCGCCACACCCCTAAGGACACCCGAATCAGGGCCCCTACATCGTTGTGTGGCAAGATCTCGCCCAGAAACCCCCCTTGGGGCAAGACTGCGGGTTTCCCCTCTGGCCCTAGTGGCCCAGACGACTTCGGATCCAGCCCGGCAGTCTCGGCCATTGACTGACCCGCAGGCTGATTCCCTCCTCCTTGATTCTCCCCCACTTTACCCCCCTCTTCCACAGGTCGCCCCTTCACGATCAGGGCGCGCCCAACCCTCGCCCCCTTGGCTGGGGGACCAGCTCAAGGCACCAGGAGCAGGAGGGGTTTTCCTCCGTCCCCAGATTCCACTGTGGCTTGTCCCCTTCGTCCTGTGCCGATTCCCAACCATAGTTCCGGGTAGGGTGACGACGCAGTCCCCCTTCAGCCcctccaatattggcccttttcCACAGCAGACCTCTACAATTGGAAAACCAACCACCCACCTTTCTCTGAAGACCCCCAGCGTCTGA